The genomic window ACACGGTACATAATTTTGAATATTGTCTAGGGGATGGAGTTGGCAACAGTTTTATCAAAATGGGAGCTAACCAAGTTACATTTGATGCTAGTTTCTATTATGACTCTCGTTGCGAACCTCCTTACTAATTAAACTTTATTGCGTGCTAGCGTGCGAACGCAGATTGTAAAAATTATAAAGTGAAAGATTTTACGCCCTTATTACACTGCGAACTGACTCGCCAGCACGAGAAGAACGCAGGTAAAACTGTTAAACTGAACTTAATGTTTCATTGTTAATTTGATTTTGTGGCGGTTGTAGGTCAATCTTACGGGAGTTTTTCACTAAGAGATAAATTCGTGTCATCAAACCAAGTTTTCCCCACTTTAGGCTTGCAACAATTTGTGTTGATATAGCCTATAAGTTTCCTGTGCTGCTTCTCAGCTTAACGCTCGAAGAAGTTCAAACTTCATACCCTTGATGATATTAATTTGACACAGCGACAAATAATAAGTCACTGTACAAGTAGTTTGATGAGGTGAAAATTCATGTCCAATTTACCTATCCCCCCTATGCCAAATCCTGGTCTGGGTGTAACTACTGGCGTTGATTTACCTGTCGGTACGGTTGTTGCTTTTGCGGGAAAAATTTCATCATCTTCCTCAGATTCCCCTTCAGCCTATATAACTAACATTGAAGCACTAGGTTGGATGCTATGCGATGGAAAATCGCTCGAAGTATCTCAATATCCTGACCTCTTTGCTGTCCTTGGATACCTTTATGGAGGGCAAATTGACAAATTGCACATCTTCCGAGTTTTAGCAGTAGTCGCCAAATCTATCGCTGGCTACTTTAAAGCAGTACCCAAGTAAATTAGCGTGACTGTTGATCTTGGTTGCCAGTTCGCGCTTTTCCTCATCACCCCAAGGTTGCTACTGCTTCGATGCTTTCCCGTAGCTGCTGTTGGTTTCAGGTTGACTAACCAGCTTATAACCTTTGGTATCCTTAGCCAGTTGTACTGTTTGACCCTTCTTTAAACTGGTAAGCGTCGCATCATTAGGATTGCCCCAAAGCTTGATTTCCTTCACCTTCAGTAGTGACCGCGACTGCGTTGCGTTGATGCAGATCTTGCAACTGCTTCTGGTACAAATGAAGGCGCGGTAGCGTCTGCCGTCTTGGGGACTGCTACAGCTTCGGATTATTTCTGAAGTCTGTTATCGAGTATGTTACTAGGTGATGAGTATTATCAATCAAATGATTATTTGATTTAAAGCCAACTGTAACTTTTCTGTAAATTTTGATTGTTGATGGTACGTTATCACCAATTGCTCAATTGCCCGTGTCATCGCTACATATAAGAGTCGTGCTTCATCATCAGCATTTTCGCTCATGTTTGGTAGATAGCCAAGACCAGGGATAAAGACAACAGGAAACTCTAATCCTTTACTTGAGTGCATGGTGATCAGTTTGATGCTGTTATCTGCTGGTTGATAAGTACGGCTAGAACTGGTAGCGTTAACCCATTCAACAGGAATTTGCGCTCTGTAAAATTGTTCTTTAATCCGCTCACCCATGAATTTAGTACGATAGATGATCGCCATGTCATTCCAAGCAGTACCTCGCTCGTGTAACTGCTG from Oculatellaceae cyanobacterium includes these protein-coding regions:
- a CDS encoding phage tail protein, with amino-acid sequence MSNLPIPPMPNPGLGVTTGVDLPVGTVVAFAGKISSSSSDSPSAYITNIEALGWMLCDGKSLEVSQYPDLFAVLGYLYGGQIDKLHIFRVLAVVAKSIAGYFKAVPK